A section of the Candidatus Nanopelagicales bacterium genome encodes:
- a CDS encoding PspA/IM30 family protein produces the protein MTTLGSIPPPAEKGKLMGLWRRFTMVFKAKASKALDKAEDPRETLDYSYEKQLDLLQKVRRGVADVATSRKRVELQMQGLQHQADKLEGQARAALAGSREDLAREALTRRSGLAQQLIDLRAQLAALLDQEEKLVSASQRLQTKIESFRTKKETIKAQYSAAEAQTKINEAFTGVSEELGDVGLAIQRAEEKTQTMTARAGAIDELMSSGALEDVTGSTKDDLTRELEAMASRGDVDRQLEQLKGELAGPAGSIEPAPGDQPPAVGPGASGGAS, from the coding sequence ATGACTACTCTGGGCTCGATCCCTCCTCCAGCGGAAAAGGGGAAACTGATGGGGCTTTGGCGCCGGTTCACTATGGTCTTCAAGGCCAAGGCCAGCAAGGCTTTGGACAAGGCTGAGGATCCGAGGGAAACCTTGGACTACTCATACGAGAAGCAACTCGACCTGCTGCAGAAGGTGCGCCGCGGTGTCGCGGACGTGGCCACGAGTCGCAAGCGTGTGGAACTGCAAATGCAGGGGCTGCAACACCAGGCGGACAAACTTGAAGGGCAGGCACGGGCCGCTCTGGCCGGCTCCAGAGAGGATTTGGCCAGAGAAGCTCTGACCCGGCGCAGCGGTCTGGCGCAGCAACTCATCGACCTGCGGGCACAGCTCGCCGCCCTGCTGGACCAGGAGGAGAAGCTAGTCAGCGCCTCACAGCGGCTGCAAACCAAGATCGAATCCTTCCGCACCAAGAAGGAAACGATCAAGGCCCAGTACTCGGCCGCAGAAGCGCAAACCAAGATCAATGAGGCGTTCACCGGGGTCTCTGAGGAACTCGGTGACGTCGGTCTCGCCATCCAGAGGGCTGAGGAGAAGACACAGACGATGACCGCGCGAGCCGGTGCGATCGACGAACTTATGTCGTCTGGGGCGCTTGAGGACGTGACGGGGTCGACCAAAGATGACCTGACGCGCGAGCTGGAAGCTATGGCGTCACGTGGCGACGTGGATCGGCAGCTCGAGCAGCTGAAGGGAGAGCTGGCGGGGCCTGCTGGTTCCATCGAGCCCGCGCCGGGAGACCAGCCGCCCGCGGTCGGTCCCGGGGCTAGCGGCGGAGCGAGCTGA